Below is a genomic region from Brassica rapa cultivar Chiifu-401-42 chromosome A08, CAAS_Brap_v3.01, whole genome shotgun sequence.
tGATAACGTGTATCATAgctaaaaatattgtattaattttcaaataatatataagggatattaTATCACACATAACATTACCAAATCGTCCAAGCTTATGTTATAATTTTTACTCGAAGAAAatgaatttattttgttttttctcgaaatttaattatattgagGAAACAGTATAGTCAATTAGTAATGATGCAATGCATCTCTGATTACAGTAGGAACATTTGTATAGTATTCGAAAGAAATTTCAGGATGCATGTCTTGAGACGCAAGTATGTCCGCCGGTTTGTTGCTTTCTCTCGTTATCCTTTGAAAATTTACCTCTGCAAACTTCTTACTCCAAGTCCAGACTTCTCTTACATAGTTATACATTCCAAAGCTGATTGTTTTTTCTGATAAAAGATTCGCTAGAGGCTGACAATCACCTTCAAATATGATTCTGCGATATCCTTTAGACCATGCGTTTTGCATTGCAACCAATAAAGCCTGAAATTCACTTTCTAATGCTGACGTAGTTCGCGTCATTGTTGTGTGTCACTTCATCTCTGAAAATCCATCCCATTTTTCCTGTACGAGTATGAGCTCTGTATGATCCATCGTAGTTACAtttcatcaatcctcttaaCGGTCTTTACCACATGTTAGTACGCTCTCTTCTATGGGTTCTCGTAGTAGTTATGTGTGATCTATCAATGTATTTTTGTGCAGCTTTCCACTCATTATTATCTAATCTTGCCAGGTTCAGAGACGTTCTCCATGGTGTATGTCGCTTTTGAAACAGAAGCACATTCCTATGTTTCCATATTATCCAGAGGATCCAGATTCCCAAACTTTGACTATCCTGAGGTAGATTCGTATTTTTTGTAAGCAATGCCTTCAGTTTCTCGTCATAGGAGGCTGTTGGATCAGTGTGGGCATCTGACATTCTCACTAATGCGACGATAAGAGAAGACTTGACCAAGTGGTAATCCATGTGAAACCATTTTCCAGAGGAAATGTTTCAATTTTCGTGTCGTTTTTGTTTTCCatatcaagttttttatttcgaCGGCGTAATCTGAACATTAGCTGGTAACTAGGTAACCAGTATCCTGACTTGACTGTATAGATTCCAGAGTCGTTGTAATGCCATCCTAAGAAATCATGTTCTGCTTTGGAACAAAGTTTTAAGGATAGTATTACCTCTGCATCCTCTTGTGTAACCTGTGATCTGATTCTTTCTTCATTCCATCCAGTTCCTGAGGTATTAATCCATTGTTAAACGAGGCATGGTTGAGGTTCACCATGTAAAGGTTTTGGAGgcattctttcttcttttgttataGTTTGGCTAGTGGTTTTATTAAGAGTGTAATGTCATTTTATCTGGatcgaattatatttttatgcaaCAATCTAAATGTGTAATATGCCATGTTTTCAAACTTCATGGGGAAATTATAATGTTAGcacaaaaacaataataataaattagcaTTCGGACAAATGATATTAGTGGAAAAaatcctctatatattaatagagaaacatttaaaaagttataacatgtagtttgtactaattaaaaaagtgTTATGCTGAGTTGTCACGTAATTTGAATGCTAATTTTGTTTACGTGGTGGCGGCTTGAGaatcaattgagaattttgttagtccaaaattaaattgttaggaaatgtttattatatagtatgtcAATTATGGAgcattcatttatcaaattgaagttattatatattatttccttaatTAAAACTTATGGAATTACCTAACgtaattatgatatatatatatagaaattaatgattttaaataataaaaatttgctaACAATCTGTATACTTTCTATCACTTTtgcttaattatttattattaaaataaattacataattatattaatcatataataaaaatttaaatttttttgtatatgttgtattttgaacttttcaaaacgagtataaagtactaaaactgttaaaagtctcacataaacttttgtcatcaaagtttaaatttttttctataataagatacaatgtttataaaatcatatgaagaaataattttattttaataggtatttatgttaatatatatatataaatatatatatttcatatcgtttaaattaaactatacatcatatgaaaatacatattttaattttgaaatcttcattctttttttaaatgattataaattattgaaaccactaaacatcccttatatattaaaataggaaCATTATTAAGAATAAACCTTGTCTTTATGTGTGATTTACAAGAGTACCATTTACATGTGGCAGTTCTACAATCACTCTCAGTCCTTTTATCTAATAAGGATTAGTTTACTAGATTAATTACATGAATTACCATTGATCATATTAATTAGTTTCGAATATATTGTATACTATTGTATGTTACGAATCATTTATGGTATATTCATATATTTGCTAATAAATTACGTTTCACAATATAACAattattttcttcaaattttaaatatatttgcaTTGTAAATTCCAAATATACTAagttatgtatataaaattttcatattaagaataatatatgtcatcaaaaatatagtcaaacaacttttaaatgttcacaaagtatatatttttattatgtccaTGTATTTATGATTTTGATTATAGTTATAATTTTATCAATACCCATGTTGTATATAATCAACATTTCAAATAGTTTTTAAATTACAATAGTTTTATATGGGTACATGTTAGATAATactttatatgaatatatgaatAAGAAATCAATAATGAACGgaaactaatattaaaaaaaaaacatttttaaacatttttaataatcaatatttcaaatattccataaaaaaaaatcactttcaACATGGATGATTGGAAAGTGAATATTTGAAATTGTAATCACTAATTCTAATCACACATTTAACAAAGGCAATGCGCCAATCATAATATTagataatcttttttttaatggttttggcaatgtttttttctatatgttttAAGAAATTGTTTATCTTTTCTATTATTAGTAACAAAAGACAAACTGATCTAAATTTGCTTTATTCATTACTCAAACAGTTATACTACTTAGTAAGTGTATAGCTAAAGTTTGCGTGTGcaaggggtgttcaatccggatatcggttcggtttcggttcggattttttcggttttcggtatttcagttagtaaaatataactaccattctaaatccatatttacttcggttcggttcggtttatatactgtcggttttcggtttattcggttttataccaaaaaacataattattttgtttgagatcatattatatgaattttagagtcatattgtcaacacagtcatttattaaaaatatattacatgttcaaataaatgaacaaaaaaataaaaatgcttctaccatcaaataaaataatcaaatctataactaaaatcaaagcttgaaattttgaaaataaaaatatgaaacaaaacagaaacatgaaagaaaagtttttccactcttccatatttagtgttcattaaagtcatgttttttcaattgaaaaattttcattaattattgtccatcaaatttataatcttcatattaatttagtgaagactaaaataaagcaaaaagatcaaaaaaagacttagaaaataagatgtatgaattacgatgtattgttatttaattataattaagtgttttacaaattaaggttttttattagtataaaattatggtaataattattaatacaaatttaacttatgtaacaaatagattttcatgtattgttataaaatagatacatatttatatgtttctacttttaatctgttttgttcggtttattcggtttaatcggttatataccaaacaatatccaaatcctacggtttttataaaattatatccattcggtttatatggtatataccaaaaccaaaccatattgtctacttcggttcggttcggttcggtacggttcggttttaccatattgaacagccctatgTGCAAGTATTGTTTGCTCTCTATTATAAAGTCCATTGATGTAAAATCGAGACTAATCTCCAAtttcattcaaaaaagaaaTCCATATAGATGCTCAGTCAATCTCTTAATTTAAGCACCTTGACTTTGTAATTAGAAAATCATCATAAATGGTGATAGATAAATTATGAGtcaatttaaaaatttgaaatgattAAGTTTATGGTCAAATATCATGATTAATatattgtttcataattttttttccttgcaTATAATACTTTCCAAAAATTGAAATTTGGAAAGGAGAAATCAAGGATTTTATGATTGAATTATGCTGAAAAGATATTCATATCACCAAAATAAAATGCGTTTAAACATCATATTTTGtgactatatatatcatactaagcTAAGAGCTTAGGCATCACATGAACAATGTGTGTTAAACCACTTAGTTAAAGAGCTCGATATATTACcattagtttaattatttacttttaacatGGATAGCTCACTTCATTTGAAAGtcaatattcaattttttaatctatttacTCCATGTAAAGGGTTTCAAATTGtcatttcataatttattttatattaatatttgctTATTCTTATTGATTTACTAGCatgataaaatatttcaattgaataaaacaaatatacaagttataaaaaaaaacagaatttatATTGACATACTAAATTTCGTTTAAACCCATATTTTATAAcatgtaatatttatttatataactttAATATCAACATATTCAAagtgattatatttttaaatctattcACCCTGCGCAAGGGGTAGGTTATCACCTAGttccacattaaaaaaaaatcattggtgTAAACTTTTATtacacaaatatgcaaataatcataaaatcatatgagtacaaacctcatttaatatatatccatattaaaattatactatatatctatgttaatatcatttaaatttaattatatatcatatacgatagataacattgattattttgatttacttACCCTAAAATGATTGTGAATAAACAAGAACGGTCGTTTGATTTAAATGCGCACgctaatttattacataattgtaactaatttcttagttatttaatatataattattattttattttttcataatatgcataaaacataaaataaataataaatataaaatatttattctgcacaaggCACAAATCTTAACttaagtatgtatctctttaataattttaagtcttaaacattttctaaatctcaggccaaaacaaaataacgaaatgagaataaactcaaaaatcaatatttatatcgagtaataaccaaaaataaaaaaaggacacaaaaatgagaaaaatattgaagatagataAGATTGACACGTCAACGTAaactttcataaaaaaattaacttttaatttgctaaatcatgatataaaaccgacttgacatagtttcattgtaaccaaatagttgGTCTGAAATTCTTCGGTCAAAACGTTATTATGCGATAAGtgattttttgaccaaaaatatttttaaaaatgagatcAGCTCATGAGTAAACAAAtgatgtaattaacaaaaaaaaaataaaagaaattatttaagggccaaaaatattaattcgatcaaaatataaattttatttttttataaatatttctcaaataattttcatataaaatcaCCATCCGCTTCTTATCCTAGTATATTATTAagatgtaaatatttatatatctgaaCCCTCTATGCGGTCGGGAGGGTTTGCGCTCATGACAAAAGCCGAAGCCGTGTTGACAAGATGACTTCATTACTTTCAGTGACCAACATATAATACGCAAATTATATATGTACATTATTTTCTCTGGTCTGTAACAATAAACGAGtaatgaaattatattttattggaTTCTTCTTCTAACAACCAAATAAGAGTTCGTATGAGCCAACAAGAATACAGCACACACTATCAAATAATCAAACCCATGAaacttccttctctttttttCCTTGCCATTTTCTAGCAGCTATATAAACTCATATCACATACCTCAGTTTCAATCAACAAATACATCTAAAATATCATCAATACCTATAAAACATGAAGTTTTCTTGCGGCACAAGATTTGCATTCTTGGTTCTCTTTCTCTTTGCAGCACAATCTGTGGCTGTCTACGCGGGTAGCTTCCACAAAGATGTGAAAATACACTGGGGTGATGGACGTGGAAAGATTCGGGACAGAGATGGAAAGCTTCTTTCTCTCTCACTCGACAAATCCTCCGGTTCAGGTTTTCAATCCAACCAGGAGTTTCTATACGGTAAAGCCGAGGTTCAAATGAAACTTGTCCCTGGTAACTCTGCTGGAACCGTCACAACATTCTACGTAAGtaacataaaattttgaaagcATCCTTTCGCATCTTTCCCTATTGGCTTGATTACAAATAATTGATTAGTATGTTGGTGTTTTATGATTACTTTATGTAGCTTAAATCGCCCGGAACTACTTGGGATGAGATCGATTTTGAGTTCTTGGGAAACATAAGTGGACATCCATATACTCTTCATACTAATGTTTACACACAAGGCTCAGGAGAAAAAGAACAACAGTTTCATCTATGGTTTGACCCAACCGTTAACTTTCACACTTATTGCATCACATGGAATCCCCAAAGAATTATGTAAGAATATCCATCCATCCCTTGTACATTGATCTTATATATATGGACTATAGCCTCATGAACTTATTGCTAAGGTTCATGGACTTCCAACTAAAATCAATGGAAAATTAGTAGAATATCACATGTCCTTAGATATAATTCTAGGTctcaatacatttttttttcaatgttGGATTCCTAATGATTCTCTTTTGTTTCCTCTCTTCTAGTTTTACAGTTGATGGCATTCCTATTAGAGAGTTCAAGAACACCGAATCCATGGGAGTTCCTTTCCCAAAGAACCAACCAATGAGGCTCTATGCGAGCCTTTGGGAAGCCGAGCATTGGGCCACAAGGGGAGGATTGGAGAAAACAGATTGGTCAAAAGCTCCTTTCACTGCTTTCTACAGAAACTACAATGTGGAAGGATGTGTTTGGGCTAATGGTAAATCATCTTGCCCCGGGAATTCTCCATGGTTCACTCAAAAAGTTGATTTTGAAGgccagaaaaaaatgaaatgggCACAGAGTAAGTACATGATCTACAACTATTGCACCGATAAGAGAAGGTTTCCTCGAGGTGTTCCTGCAGTGTGCACTTAAATTGTTTGTTCTTTTGATTCGTGAATATGTTACTTGGGATTGTCATTGTTGCTGGAATGAGTCTTAtctattattttcatttatttgttgCTCATATTATGTGTGTGTGGTGATTGTGTAAGATTTTTTAGAgtaataacaaataataaattatggaAACAAGAGTATTCGCTACTAAAACTTATGAAACTTTAAATTGTTTGACTGGATTTGTAAGATTCTTAAACATTAAGAGAGGTTTAATCTACAACAATGCTTGAGAAGAACATAACGGGGACAATCCAAATTTCAACACATTATTCTGAGGTGTTTTATTGCTCaccaaaagaaaacatttttag
It encodes:
- the LOC103834678 gene encoding probable xyloglucan endotransglucosylase/hydrolase protein 18, yielding MKFSCGTRFAFLVLFLFAAQSVAVYAGSFHKDVKIHWGDGRGKIRDRDGKLLSLSLDKSSGSGFQSNQEFLYGKAEVQMKLVPGNSAGTVTTFYLKSPGTTWDEIDFEFLGNISGHPYTLHTNVYTQGSGEKEQQFHLWFDPTVNFHTYCITWNPQRIIFTVDGIPIREFKNTESMGVPFPKNQPMRLYASLWEAEHWATRGGLEKTDWSKAPFTAFYRNYNVEGCVWANGKSSCPGNSPWFTQKVDFEGQKKMKWAQSKYMIYNYCTDKRRFPRGVPAVCT